From Salarias fasciatus chromosome 8, fSalaFa1.1, whole genome shotgun sequence:
GCGAGCTTCTGCTTTGAAATCGATGCCTGTTGAATTATTGATGGCATGTTGTAGAAGTGCACTGTACACTCATGCTTCCTCGTCAAACGGGTCAGACTTGAACATAGTTTGACTACGCTCCATGACGAGGCGATTTTGTTTGGATGGTAAAAGCTGTGATGTTAATGTcttgattaattaatttcataCTAAGTACAATTTTCGTTTTGCGTAAGAACACTTGGACATGTAATGAAGGAGAGATGGGGGACGAAACATCCCATTTTTGGATTGGAAGGTTTCCCACTCGACCAAAGTTCCTTGTATAATTTATGTTTGACTGGACTGTTCGTTGAAACATGCTTGACGAATACGTTTTTGgcaaattgttgtttttttctcttttatttcataCAGTTCGGGAATGACAATTTGGCTTATGCTTCCACTGTGGTGGCTCATGAGATGGGGCACAACCTGGGCATGAATCATGACTTGGCTACCTGCGAGTGTGACGGCAGAAGCTGCATCATGTCAGCGACTGCAGGGTAAATATTGCCCACATACGGTCTCGTATTTCATTTATATAACTGTGCAAGTTTTTATGTAGCAGTTATGTGCAAACAAAGAGCATATTTTGAATAAATGCAACTGAAAATTCTTAAAAagctgattattttttttccaatgctTTCTGAATTTGAATGATTTGTTCTGTGAAACTGCAGCGGTGCCACCAcgttcagcagctgcagtgaggaTAACTTTGTGAGTCTCATTCTTCGTGGAAAAGGGACATGTCTGAGAAACCCACCGTCGCCGTCTGATGTGATCGACAAAGCTGAATGTGGCAACGGCCGCCTGGATGAAGGGGAGCAGTGTGACTGCGGCAAACCAGAGGTAGAGAACTGCCAGTCAAACAAACTCTGGAAATAAGAGAAATCAATGCTGAATTGTTtctaatttaaagttttatcaTTTCCCAGTTGATTTAATGCACAAGGTCAAATGTTatttaaatacatattttccCTGACATATATTTCAGCTATAAGATAATGGTTTTACATTTAGATGTACATCTTACAAAAGTAGATGAAattgttctgtttgtgttcactCTTCAGATTTCACCTTCAGcccttttttgtgctttttttgttccTAACAGGAGTGCCAAAATAAATGCTGTGATCCCAACACTTGCACATTTGCATCCTCCTTGGCCAATTGTGCTGATGGAGCCTGCTGCGATAACTGCCGGGTATAGAATGGGTTACTCACCACTAAATgaactgaatgtgttttttcctcaaaaGGTAACATtgacaagtgttttttttttttttttttttccatttcagattGTCGTGTCTGGAACGCCATGCAGAAACTCTGCCAACACCTGTGATCTCCCCGAGTACTGTGATGGCAGCAGTGCCTTTTGTCCTGAAGACTACTATAAAATGGATGGTCTGCCCTGTGAAAACGCCGCTGCGTACTGCTATGAAGGTCGCTGTCAGACATACGACGACCAGTGCAAGCAACTCTTCACACCAGGTGAGTTCAGTTATTTGGTAACGCTTGAGGAAAGTGGAGGATTTGTCCTCTTCGTCAGTCTTGGGTGTGTTTACCTATTACCAGTATACTTGATATACCACTCTGTGTAATTAACATGAAAAGTCTAGAACATGTTAGTCTGAATTCCATCTGAAATGAGTTCacagtttttgacatttttgtttttaattcattctttttcttttttttttttttatacaatttCTCTTCTGAGCAGATCCTGCAACAAAGGCAGATGACATCTGTTTCAGTCATGCAAATACTTTGGGAAATCTGTTTGGAAACTGTGGCGTCACCAGCAGTGGAGCGTTCATAAAATGTGCAGTAGAGTAAGCGCTCTGGTTTTTATTCATCGCATGTTATGAAAGAACTTTCGGGTATACTATTGTAACactgacaataaaaaaattatttattccAAGCATATATCACTTCAGAATTGAAAATTCAAATCCATTTATTTGTACTTATAAAGCAGTAGGAAGAATTGTGAGGACTCACAGCTGTTTTGATCCTGTGCTGCAGAGACGCCATGTGTGGAAAGGTGCAGTGCACGAATGTGGACGTGAATAACCCGCCTCCTGGTGCCCAAGTCACCATCCAGATAATTCAAGGGAAAACTTGTGTTAATGCAGACTTCCACTTGGGCACAGACGTGCTTGATCCCGCCTATGTTAAGCCTGGCAGCCCTTGTGGTGAAGGAAAGGTAAGCATGCTACATGCAAAGGTCTGATGCTACATTTCAAAGAGAACGACTCAATGGGAATTGATGTGATTTAATTTGTTCCCTGGAAGCATTTTCAACGTTTGTATTACAAAATAAACGAATAAACTGGCATTTTTACGTTTTTCCTGCATTCAGGCCTGTCTCGACTTTCACTGCGTGAATGCTTCTGCTCTTCTGAGCAATACTGACTGTACCGCTGACAAGACCTGCAACGGCCGAGGGGTAAAtccacacttcctgttttctttgatCAGTCGTAAGCGTGATcctgactttttaaaatattgctATTTTATTTCCACAGGAGTGTAATGATCAAGGGAACTGCCACTGCAACAATGGCTGGGCGCCTCCCTTCTGTGTCACGGCAGGACGAGGCGGCAGCATAAATAGCGGCCCGGCGATGATAGGTCAGTTCAAGCTGAAAAAGACTTCAAGAGGAAGAACACAGAAAGTCTCAGAGGCTCTTTATAAAGGCtgacttttcttgtttttctaattCATTTTGGCTGATTATGGAAACAATATAAACACATCTCTAAAGGCATCactaaatttaattttaatcatGGAAAATGGGACTGATATGAGCCATACATGCTTCATATGAGTCAGTCATAAAGTGTTATATCCTCCAGGGGTGAAAGTAACAAACTTGCTGTGATTAGCGAGTATTTGGGCTTACTTTTCTACCCTCATAGGTAACTTTTCTCATAGTTAGGTGTAACTTATACCATAGAATCTATAGAGAGAAATTTTAAATTACTATTTACAGATTGTATCATTATAGAGATTTCATATAAGgtttgcttttttaaatatagaaaCTATTAATTGACCTTTATTGACTATAATGTAAAACATCCATAGATTCAAAAGTACCATTTTTGGCTGGTTTGGAAAAGAGTACTGTGGACATAGTTACATTTTTGAGTAAAATTCCAACAATGTAAACAGTAGGTGTATGAggattttcagttgtttttcgATCTCTGTTGGTTTGACTGTGGTAGTATTTTCCCTATTTGTGACTTTTTTGAATTGGAAAGTTACGATCAAGCTCAATTCTCACTATGAATattctgttgtgtgtttttttttaaatgttatgaaACGATGTGTCACTGATATTTTCAGTTAAtctaacataaaaaaaaagaagtaacaTCTAAAAGGCATTAACATCAATTTATATAGTATTCCTAATGTACATCTGACCGTTTCACCACAGATTACTCGCTCAGGAATGGCCTGCTTATCTTCTTTCTCCTGGTGGTTCCTGTCGTCACGCTTGTCGTTGTGGGGCTGCTCTACGTCTATAGGCGACAGTCCTTCGACCCTTGCATTAAAAGAGGAGTGAAGTAAGCATCAGCTCATCCTAAAATTATGTATACTGATTAATTTTACTTTAAGGTTGTATTTTGATTTATATTGTGAGTTTCAAAAGAATTATCCTTTTTCAGGCCTCATAATACtcaaaacagaaatgcaaatcaACAGTCAAATGCCCGTGTTCaaacacctgctccaggaccagaTAATGTGAGTAgggtgttttcagtgtttgtgtaaCAGTCACTTTATTGAGAagagagaaatgtgtttaatgctGAGGAAAATCCAATTTCACTCAAAATGCAGATCCGATAAGGTAGAAATTGAACAAGTAAAAATTGATACAGTTGAGTTTTGAGTATAtctttaaaaactgattttaattgtctttcttttctcttttaattctAGCGGCGTGAAAATCCATCTACAATCCCACCACCTCAGTCTGAGTATGAATTAACTCCTCTGTGTGTTCATTCACATGCTAAAGTATTCTTTGCGCAAGCAACCCTGTATGACAGATTTATAATTAACTTTCATCATGATTGATCAGTTTCAGGTATGGAGAAATGGACTACTGGAGCGCAGCTGAAAATGATCCTACTCCAAAACCAACATCTCATGTTCAGGGACCTGGAGCGCCGAGGCCAATCCCACCAAAAGTGCCACCCATTTGATacacacttcattttttttttttttttttacatctgtgaCGTTTATTACAGCTCAAGATTCTTCTTCAAGACACTGCATAAATCATAAGATCACTACTTTATTCcagcattttttaaatgttggtaGTATTAAGGGGGTGGTGGAAACTTCTTaatatttattgaaatatattttactAAGCTTTAAAACAAATGGCATGTATATAAAGGGTGAAAATATGAAGGAACAAAATGCATATTAAATCTTTGATGCTAGAATTTTTTCCGAAGTattgaaaagcctttttttttttctttttaggatTTTTACTGGGTGTAATTCTGATTTAATAAACATTATGAGAAATGGGACATttacattattgttttttttcacatttaaatttcATAATGTTTCAAAGGAACAAATGGCAGATATGTAAGATATATCATGTGATGCAAAAAATAGGTTTGGTTTTTGCTTGTTGAGTTGTTCAAACAATCATGGAAGTTGTGAGATGCTTTCATGATCTTCTCCTATTTGAATTAACTAAAAAGACACATTGACAGGTGTAAAAGTGTTGATTATATGACTTTAATCTCTACTTGTGGTCCTGCATTGAAAACATATCATGCATAGACATGATAACTAATGAACAAAAACCAGTTTTCTTTGGTCGTAGTCCTTAAACCATCTGGTAGAAACGTTTTGTAGCCTTGTTAAAATACATGTTATTCTACTACTCCCTTTTTGAAACTGATTTTTAAATGGACTTTTTCACCCCCTTAACGCATTCAAGATAGGGAAAATGTGTATTATTGTAGCAACAAGTGGACAGGATTAAAAGGGTAGAAAAAGAATATGAAACAATAATGTATTAACAGGATAATAATAACCGtgacattttttacatttttgtatgCTCATGTTGGTAATGACTGGAAATGGATATTAATAAAAAGTGTGGTGTGTCATATTGTCCAGATTCTGCGTGTGTGTTGACAAGATGATACTGATGTGAGCtacttatttgattttttttttttttttttttttagatattatCTTATTTGTGTATATTATTTTGGCCCTACCACTGATTGTttaaaagcgctgtataaataaagatggTTTGAAGTGAGCTTCCACTGAATTTGTAGCCGGAGGTCACGTGACTTTCTGTAACGCGGAAGTAAACACGACATTCCCAGTGGAGCGCAGCATGCGGAGAGCCCACCGTCAGCAGCCGGGTTTGTGAATAGCTCTGGCTGCTCATGGCAGCAGACGGGGCGGGGGTGGTCCGCGGGGCtgccggctgtctgtgtgtcctctgcgGGCTTCCTGCGGCCGGAAAGTCGTCTCTGGCTGCCGGGATGCTCGCTGCCGCTGCGCGGCGCGGGTGGAGAGCCGCGGCGGTGGAGTACGACCGACTGATCCCCGATCAGGCTTTCAGGGCCATGGCAGTGGAGGACGGTGTCAAACTGGAAGACATGGTGAAGACTGAAGAGCTCATCGGCATTTCCAGCTTGCATTAAGTTGATCCTTAAAGTTCTGTAACATTTCACTGATGAATTAATTTCTTCCTCGCAGCACAGCCAGTGGAAGCTCCACAGACAAGCAGTGCTGCAGTGTCTCGAGCAGTTCTTGAGGAACCCTGTGGAAGTGATGGCAGATCAGCCGAGCAGCTCTCGGATCAACAGCGAGGCCTGGGAGCGATGCATTCAAGGTGTGCTCCATCCTGAAGGGTCGAACGAtgaccccgcccccctcctctttctgctgGATGACAACTTCTACTATCCAAGCATGAGATATGAAGTGTGCCAGCTTGCAAGAAAGTGTGAGTGCTTTTAATCGTAAAATTTCTCTGCCTTTATTCTGCATTGCACGTGTTTAAAgattgttgggtgttgcaggttCGCTGGGGTTCTGTCAAGTCTACCTGCAGTGTGATTTGGAGTCCTGCATCAGCAGAAACCAGAGCAGGTCCACGCCGGTTCCCTCTGAAGTGATACTGGAAATGGTAAAGCGATTGGAGCCTCCGAATCCACAGAAGAACTCATGGGAGAAGCACAGCATTTCATTGAACACTACCGAGAATTTATCTGAATGTGATATGTAAGCGTTGTTCTATTAACATTTATCGATAAAGCTCATATGCATATATTTGATATATCAGTGATTTCTCGTTCATCTTCAGTCAAAGCGTGATGGACTTGATCTCCTCTGCCCTGAGGAACCCACTAAGTCCAGTGGAGGATAACTCTGAGCAAAAGGTGCCAAATGATCTACACATGATGGTAGATTTAAACTATAATctacagaagtgtgtgtttgatctgTGTTGCAGGAGGCTGACCGTTTGAAATGTGCCAACAGCGTGATCCACCAGGCTGACCAGGCCTGCCGGCGCTTAATCTCTGAAGCCATGAAGACCGCTCGAGGTCAGCCATCATTGACCACACTTAGCGGAAGACAGTGCAGTTTGACAGAAAACCTCGAcgtgttttgtttcagaaagccGGCTCTCTTCTGAACACATGCGGACTGTGGCCGCCCAGCTGAACGAGACCAAAGCAACGTTTCTTCAAAACCTGCGGACGCAAATCCTGGAAGAAGTGCCTTTCATGCAGGAAGAGGATGTAAATGTTGAACTTGTGGTTAAAAAAGCAGTGGccatttttgatgaaaaaaggAAGGAACTTCTACTTGGAATAATCAACAGTCAAAAATGACTCTTTTAATCAAAATATAAGTTGAATTGAATGTCAAATGCAGTCATTGTAATTGTACTTGTTTTCAAGTAAAGACATCGTACAGCAGAACCACTGAGACATAttgaaacaaactcaaaatgtacatatttttgttttatttttaaaataaactgaaacatcttcaaaaaagtattcaaaatgcatttaaataacATGTGTCCTATAAACATGGTACAACACAGGATTCAGCAAGAAAGAAACAGTCTTTTTCCCACTAATTTAGGACAAAAACTTACAAACTTAGTTCAGGAACCaattatatataatttaaatatttcatttttctaacCAAGATGTACAtaaattaaaagcaaataatATAAATTCATTACAAAGTAGCATTACTGTATATTACATGTAACAGTGTGATGGTTCCACCCAAACAAAGTTACATGGCAATAGCAAATTGTGCTTTAGTGTACAACAAATTAGTATATATATGCACAGGGCCACAAAATATGAGAGtttagaatttctttttaaaaaagcacaagagttaaatagaaaaaaaaaaaaacacttgagaaCTGAGATCTAGCTAGAATATAATACATTGGGTTATCACTGGAGCGAAGACAACAGGTCTAAaaaattaagacatttaaatatttgACACATATCCTGCTTAAGGTTCTCTCAGGGAAAAGAGTGAAGATAATTAGACTAAGAAGGAACATTTTGTGTGTAAAGACACTATAGTCAGTGACACAGTGGTCAAACTGACAGCCTCAGTGCAAACAAAGATGCCGAGATTTCAATAGTTAGCCAACTAAAATAGTTATGGCATGTCATGTAAAATTGAAAGTTATGAAAGCACTGAGTGATCCCAAGAAATTGATAAGCCAACACAGAAAGAATGCTGCATTGACAAATAACACTGGCGAGAAGGAATTAACTAATGGTGGAAATGGAGGTGGCAACTACGCTGTGTAAGTAGAGGTTTTAGTGCATATGTATATCCATCCAGTTATTTCCTATCCTCCTTTATCAAACTTGGAGACATTGGAGCAAATCTCCACTGACAACACAGAGACctcaagagtgctaaccaccaTACCACTGTGCCGTGGGTTTCCACAGTCACAACCATAGTGAAAAATTCAAGTTTGGAGTCACAGAGTGTAGAAAAACAAAGGCCTGACCTGATTGTAGACTTGAAAACGTTAGCTGTaagaaactgttaaaatatTCACTTCTTATGTTGGCCACGAGCGAAATGACAGGCAAAATCATATTTGTCCACGCACATGTGGCCACAGATGTTGCACTGGAATGGATGTTCATAGCCATGGCAGCCCATATGAATGGTGTAGAGGATATTGTCCGAGAAGCGAATCTCACAGTGCTGACatttctggaggagctgctcgtCCGCGgccgtcagagcggcggtgggGGTGCTTGGCTGGCTGTTGCTGACGCTGGCAGTCAGAGGATTCATGCTGTTCTCGAAGTCCAGGCCGGGAACAGGACTGCACGCGTGGTTAGGAGTTCCCGGCGCGCCATTTAAACATGTGACCTGCTCACCAGAGATGTGCTGGATGAGGATGGGCTTCTCCTCTCTGAGGGACTCCCGGTCCGGGGACGCAGGGGCCTGAGAGTCCGGGTGAAGGTCGGCCAACTGGCCAGCGAGGGTCGACAGCTGGTCCAGCGGGTTCTTGTAAGTCAAACTATTCCCACTCCTGATGTGAGTCTCATTCTCATCCAACCTGGGAGGGTTCTTGTACTCACTGCCATTTGAATGGTGGACCTTGTGAGGCAGGTCGGTCAAATAATCCGACTTTGGCATAACCATGGACGAGGGGCTGAAGTTAAGGAGGAGCCGCCGGCCGTAACCCAGCGAGCTCGTCCTCTTCTGCAAGGAGCTCAACACTCTCTTATTAGTAAAAGGGGAGCGCATGACTCTGGTTGGCAGGAGCTTGTGGCGCCGCCGCCGGTGGTGCGACAGGTTGCTGCGGTCGCTGCATCGAAAGGCACAGAGGTCACACTTGTACGGCTTCTCCCCTGTGTGCGAGCGCATGTGGGCTTCCAGGTGGCGCTCGTATGCAGAGGCAAAGGGGCACAGCTGGCAGCGGTGAGGCTTTTCTCCTGGTGGAAGAAATATGAAGGATTTCAACAACTAACTATGGTACTAAATCCTCTCAAGGTAGAATGTTTATGTAATCAGATTAGTTGAGGTaattaaacagaaaatcatGCACACTGCTCATCCCCTCACATAACTTTGTGCGTTTGTTGTGCAATATATAGTGATTAGGAAGGAACAATTTTCAACAATTCTTGATGAGGGAAATACTGACACTattcaaagttgttttttttaacttgactgATGCAAAAAAgtccagaaaatgtgtttttctaatTAGCCCTCTATTTGCTGGTTATTACATGCATCTTATTctatctgaaaaaaaactgggaaTATTTTGGATGTTATGTGTGAACCGAGCATGCTAAAAACATTAGAtctgactgaaaagaaaaaaaacattgatggaTGTGTGTCCTTATTAGAAAAGGATTTTGCTcatcaggtcaatcagagacaTTCTACCCTTATTCAAGAGGCTTCACCAGTTCATGCTGTTTCCTAGTCTTCCAAAACCTATGAGCTGAAGGAATGTATAATACAAGACTGATTTTACAATGAAATGGCAGTTCTGCCATGTCACAGGTTgatctttcttttcattgtctCTCCTCCAACTGCAATACGCCTATTATTAATCAGTACTTTGACTTGGAGGGGATGAGAAGGAATGAGCAGGAAAGCACTCCTAAAACAGGAGTTGTAGAGTGACTAATTCTTTTTCCTCTATGCATATTTAGGTGTTAGGCTTTTGTTCTTACATTTCATCCAAATTTGGGCTGGAGATTACAAGTAATTCAGTAGTTTGTCTTCCGTGTGCTTGATTACTCCTTTGTTCCTGATGGAACATAAATCCTATATAAACTATACGTTCTCATAAAAAAGTGCAGCATTGTTTCAGCTTCTTTGGTAAGCAGGTTTTTTAGAGGGCATGTCATGAGCCAATCTTTGATTTCCCCACAGCAGCTCATCTCACTGATCCTCAGAGGGATCACTGACCTGTATGGATGCGTATGTGCTCTATCAGACGAGCCATGCCCTTGTTGGCGTAGCTGCAGTAGCTGCACTTGTATTTGCCGTCGCAGGTCCTCTCCAGGCCGTCCACCTGAACGTCTGGCCCATCCTCCATCGACAGGCTCACCTCCACCGACGGGGGATCCAGGCCGTTCTGCTCACACCTCGGGACAactacacacacaacacaattcAATCCTCGCACTCCCTTAATAAACCAAACAGGCATTGTGTGTGATGATTCCTACCGGCCTGATATGGCTCTGCTGTCTCCTTTTCCCCACAGACTGAGCCTGAGATCATGTTGACATGTTGGGTCTGCTGGGTCAGGTACTCCTGAAATTCCTTCACAAAATCTACCGGCTCGGACTTTACCTCTTCCATATTTCCCCTTCTCAACAGAACCTGAAAAGATCCAAATGCAGCAGCGAGTGAGCGGGTAACAATCCTGCTTTGACAGCAGACAGCTGTTACCCTCCGGCAGCTATGTTAGCATGCGTAAACACAAATCATGTTCAAGGATAGCCATTAGCATCGCTGCTAACGCCATCTAAATAATCGTTTGTCATTTTAGATACGTAAACTTAAAAGTCTTCTCTGTATATCCAACATCTTACCTGTCAGAGACTGGTCACGTTAACTGTCATGCAAACAAAGGAGCTTGAAAGGAGCTGCGGCGTTAGTTTAGTGATTAAAATCGTTACCCGGTAAACCAGTGAAGGTGTTTCGGATCAATTGGATTCCCTGTTAACTGAAGACCGACTTCCTCTAGCGTTCGCTGTTACTTTCAGTAGCATCAGACTCACGAAAGGTATCACACTTAAACCTTATCATTATATGCGTTTCGATAGTTTTAGACAGGGCAGCTACAGATTTCTGttggttttttgacatctgttgTTAAATGTGCCAACAACAAGGAACGCTAAAGGAAACTGGTCACCATTTAACAGGGAAACGAGTTAATCAGAAACACCGAACCGCTTCCCTTTAAACGGTTTTGGTCCTGAACGCAACTGTTGCCTTCACTGACCATCGGGAGAAAAAATAACAGCCGAATAAATTTCTGAAGaccttgaaaacaaacaaacttcactttaaaatgtatttcttcctttgATAAAATTAAGCATAATATAAATGAGAATCTAACATTTTAAACTGTACATTTCCTTCAAGCTAAAATGTCCAAGGGTTATTGAAACTGTTGTTTCTGCTCCGGTCCGACAGGTGGCGGTAATGTATCTTAAAGCTGGTTCTCAAAACTCAAGAACAAGCGGTGAACGTTATGTAAACATTTCGTAACAATCATGGCTGCAGCACCTTTAGCTCGGATCCTCTCAAAGGTGAGATTGACTTTATTAGACATCTTCATCTGGTGCTTTAAGATAATATTTGCATGCGTGTCGGAACATCTTCCCGAAAGTAGACGTTCTTTATCTTTGATTTACGGATTATGCCAGGCTAATGTTTCCTTATCATGCTAACAGTCAAAAGTAAGTACGCACATAGCCATTGCTGTTGTTTCCCAGTCTTTCAGACAGATCGCTCGGCCATGGGGAGCATGTCAGGCTGGGTGGAGAAGCAGCTCCACCAGATCAGCTCCAGACATCGCTTCAGATGAGGCGAACAGAGCAGCCTCCTTCCCTCCGCTCCAGACCTTCTCTGAGGAGGAGGGCATGATGAGGGAAGCAGGTGAGCAGGGAATGTTTTAGTTTGCTCCTTGGAGCTGAGAAGAAACCCCTCTGACCCTGAACATTTGTGTTGTTCCACAGTGAAAAAGTACGCACAGGAGTGCATCGCTCCTCACGTGGCAAAGATGGACGCGAATTCCTTCATGTCTGATGAAGTGATCAAATCCCTCTTTGAACAGGGTGTATGTAATACCTTATTTCACAACAGATCAGATGTCATAACACATTTATTTCCTTGAAGTCACTGTAATTCTTTTCCTTTCACAGCTCATGGGCATTGAAATCGACCCAGAATATGGAGGCACTGGCTCCACATTCTTCTCATCCATTCTTGTTATTGAGGAGCTGGCGAAGGTGGACCCCTCCGTGGCCGTCCTCTGTGACATCCAGAACACGCTGATTAACACGCTGCTTGTCAAACTTGGTAACCCGGCCCAGAAGGAGAAGTACCTCAGCCGACTGTCCACTGACATGGTGATTAATCCGACCTTCTTGCAAGAAAGACTCCAGTGACTGTAACAACCACACAGTTAATTCTGAGTGTCTTTGTCTTATGTGTGACAGGTTGGAAGTTTCTGCCTCTCTGAAGCCGAATCCGGAAGTGACGCTTTTGCTCTGAAGACTCgtgctgaaaaacacaaagattaTTACATAATAAATGGCTCTAAGATGTGGATCAGTAATGCTGAG
This genomic window contains:
- the adam9b gene encoding disintegrin and metalloproteinase domain-containing protein 9 isoform X2 → MMIRTYAFCLLLLLFFVHRAENTDVLGGLTEQLSKYSIVNPQVIQRKGRSINTSELKENYDDQISYSLNINDRKHILHLQKNRDFLHPRFLQGSSDSTRNSSYSWKHMQCHYHGEVEGYEKSLVAVSTCSGLRGVIVLGNETYALEPVPRSASNDHLLYLLKDLQTEPVACGVVNEDTTTHEPFEPGQSLTSLLRERRSLPQTSYVELVLVVDNQRYVFKNRNETAVVDEMVTMANLLDGYYKPLNIRIVLIGVEIFKDSNPFSVEGSAGEVLRRFVNWRKSTLIPAKRHDIGQLIVGRPSSYSGVLGMAYVGSVCSVASSGGINVFGNDNLAYASTVVAHEMGHNLGMNHDLATCECDGRSCIMSATAGGATTFSSCSEDNFVSLILRGKGTCLRNPPSPSDVIDKAECGNGRLDEGEQCDCGKPEECQNKCCDPNTCTFASSLANCADGACCDNCRIVVSGTPCRNSANTCDLPEYCDGSSAFCPEDYYKMDGLPCENAAAYCYEGRCQTYDDQCKQLFTPDPATKADDICFSHANTLGNLFGNCGVTSSGAFIKCAVEDAMCGKVQCTNVDVNNPPPGAQVTIQIIQGKTCVNADFHLGTDVLDPAYVKPGSPCGEGKACLDFHCVNASALLSNTDCTADKTCNGRGECNDQGNCHCNNGWAPPFCVTAGRGGSINSGPAMIDYSLRNGLLIFFLLVVPVVTLVVVGLLYVYRRQSFDPCIKRGVKPHNTQNRNANQQSNARVQTPAPGPDNRRENPSTIPPPQSDFRYGEMDYWSAAENDPTPKPTSHVQGPGAPRPIPPKVPPI
- the adam9b gene encoding disintegrin and metalloproteinase domain-containing protein 9 isoform X1, with protein sequence MMIRTYAFCLLLLLFFVHRAENTDVLGGLTEQLSKYSIVNPQVIQRKGRSINTSELKENYDDQISYSLNINDRKHILHLQKNRDFLHPRFLQGSSDSTRNSSYSWKHMQCHYHGEVEGYEKSLVAVSTCSGLRGVIVLGNETYALEPVPRSASNDHLLYLLKDLQTEPVACGVVNEDTTTHEPFEPGQSLTSLLRERRSLPQTSYVELVLVVDNQRYVFKNRNETAVVDEMVTMANLLDGYYKPLNIRIVLIGVEIFKDSNPFSVEGSAGEVLRRFVNWRKSTLIPAKRHDIGQLIVGRPSSYSGVLGMAYVGSVCSVASSGGINVFGNDNLAYASTVVAHEMGHNLGMNHDLATCECDGRSCIMSATAGGATTFSSCSEDNFVSLILRGKGTCLRNPPSPSDVIDKAECGNGRLDEGEQCDCGKPEECQNKCCDPNTCTFASSLANCADGACCDNCRIVVSGTPCRNSANTCDLPEYCDGSSAFCPEDYYKMDGLPCENAAAYCYEGRCQTYDDQCKQLFTPDPATKADDICFSHANTLGNLFGNCGVTSSGAFIKCAVEDAMCGKVQCTNVDVNNPPPGAQVTIQIIQGKTCVNADFHLGTDVLDPAYVKPGSPCGEGKACLDFHCVNASALLSNTDCTADKTCNGRGECNDQGNCHCNNGWAPPFCVTAGRGGSINSGPAMIDYSLRNGLLIFFLLVVPVVTLVVVGLLYVYRRQSFDPCIKRGVKPHNTQNRNANQQSNARVQTPAPGPDNRRENPSTIPPPQSEYELTPLFRYGEMDYWSAAENDPTPKPTSHVQGPGAPRPIPPKVPPI
- the pstk gene encoding L-seryl-tRNA(Sec) kinase, producing MAADGAGVVRGAAGCLCVLCGLPAAGKSSLAAGMLAAAARRGWRAAAVEYDRLIPDQAFRAMAVEDGVKLEDMHSQWKLHRQAVLQCLEQFLRNPVEVMADQPSSSRINSEAWERCIQGVLHPEGSNDDPAPLLFLLDDNFYYPSMRYEVCQLARKCSLGFCQVYLQCDLESCISRNQSRSTPVPSEVILEMVKRLEPPNPQKNSWEKHSISLNTTENLSECDIQSVMDLISSALRNPLSPVEDNSEQKEADRLKCANSVIHQADQACRRLISEAMKTARESRLSSEHMRTVAAQLNETKATFLQNLRTQILEEVPFMQEEDVNVELVVKKAVAIFDEKRKELLLGIINSQK
- the LOC115393674 gene encoding zinc finger protein Pegasus; the encoded protein is MEEVKSEPVDFVKEFQEYLTQQTQHVNMISGSVCGEKETAEPYQAVVPRCEQNGLDPPSVEVSLSMEDGPDVQVDGLERTCDGKYKCSYCSYANKGMARLIEHIRIHTGEKPHRCQLCPFASAYERHLEAHMRSHTGEKPYKCDLCAFRCSDRSNLSHHRRRRHKLLPTRVMRSPFTNKRVLSSLQKRTSSLGYGRRLLLNFSPSSMVMPKSDYLTDLPHKVHHSNGSEYKNPPRLDENETHIRSGNSLTYKNPLDQLSTLAGQLADLHPDSQAPASPDRESLREEKPILIQHISGEQVTCLNGAPGTPNHACSPVPGLDFENSMNPLTASVSNSQPSTPTAALTAADEQLLQKCQHCEIRFSDNILYTIHMGCHGYEHPFQCNICGHMCVDKYDFACHFARGQHKK